The region CCTCAGCCGAATCAACGCGTTCAAAGCACCGAGCCTAATCAGGCAAGCAGACCTCAGGAAACACCGCCTTTATCACCACTCAGCGAGGTGAAAAAGGCTGATGATCGCGGTGATGTAAAAAAAGAGAGCGATGCACTCGATGATGTGGTTAAAAACTTAAATGATCATATCCAGCAGTACCGTCGTGAATTACAGTTTCAGATTGATGATGAGAGTGGACGCACCGTTGTTAAGGTGATGAATGTTGAAAATGGTGAGGTGATTCGCCAGATGCCTTCGGAGCAGGTGTTGGCCATGTCACATCAGCTCTCTGAGATAACGGGAACAATGTTCCAGGAGAAAGCCTGAATGCTCTGTAAGGTTCAGATTTTCTGTTTTGGAGGTGAGATGTCATGATTAGTGCTCCAGGTATCGGCTCCGGCCTCGACGTGACGGCCATTGTTAATGCGATGATGGGCGTTGAGCGGGTTCCACTGCTGCGTCTTGAAGATCGAAAGCAGAGTTTTGAGGATCAAATTAGCGGCTACG is a window of Gammaproteobacteria bacterium DNA encoding:
- a CDS encoding flagellar protein FlaG, with the protein product MNIPTQLPLDPSKITTTPQPNQRVQSTEPNQASRPQETPPLSPLSEVKKADDRGDVKKESDALDDVVKNLNDHIQQYRRELQFQIDDESGRTVVKVMNVENGEVIRQMPSEQVLAMSHQLSEITGTMFQEKA